In the Colletotrichum higginsianum IMI 349063 chromosome 7 map unlocalized unitig_7, whole genome shotgun sequence genome, one interval contains:
- a CDS encoding Major facilitator superfamily transporter: MDHYKNDSDLHDISDEKPVGAQLEQAQMLADLPDPDAGKSDEERAAIDKKLMWRVDLFLVPWLSLLYLLSFLDRTNIGNARLAGMEEDLGMTGTSDYNLSLTIFFISYAVFEPATNALLKRLTPRLFFTGIIIAWGSIMTLMGLCTNFPGLLAARWFLGIAEAGLFPGVNYYLSCWYKGSEIGVRSAVFFSAAALAGSFGGLLAAAIATMDGIGGKPGWAWIFIIEGLATVFVGIFCWWMVFDWPENARFLTPDDRIRVQRRLIAGKQGRTAEDFDKRHIYAALKDWKTYGYMTIYMGCLVPLYAFSLFLPTILRGMGHTGTKAQLLSVPPYAVAAALTVAVGVVADRTRWRGYCNVATVVIGIVGFVLLIVSSDPQIQYAGTFLGAAGIYPTISNTLSWVINNTEGSLKRAVVLGMVVGWGNLNGVVSSNIYLKNEAPRYFTGHGVVLGYQVLFLLGGSIFMHFALRISNKNRRDGKMDAKWAAMTDDQKWVAGDKRPDFLYTL, from the exons ATGGATCACTACAAGAACGACAGCGATCTCCATGACATCTCGGACGAGAAGCCCGTCGGCGCTCAGCTCGAGCAGGCCCAGATGCTCGCCGACCTGCCGGATCCCGACGCCGGCAAGTCAGACGAGGAGCGTGCCGCCATC GACAAGAAGCTCATGTGGAGGGTCGACCTCTTCCTGGTGCCCTGGCTCTCTCTTCTT TACCTGCTCTCGTTCCTCGACCGCACCAACATTGGAAACGCCCGTCTCGCCGGCATGGAGGAGGACCTCGGCATGACAGGCACCAGCGACTACAACCTCTCGCTcaccatcttcttcatcagcTACGCCGTCTTCGAGCCCGCCACCAACGCCCTGCTCAAGCGCCTGACGCCGCGCCTCTTCTTCaccggcatcatcatcgcctgGGGCTCCATCATGACGCTCATGGGCCTCTGCACCAACTTCCccggcctgctcgccgcccgctggttcctcggcatcgccgaggccggcctctTCCCCGGCGTCAACTACTACCTCTCGTGCTGGTACAAGGGCTCCGAGATCGGTGTCCGctccgccgtcttcttctccgccgccgccctcgccggctccttcggcggcctgctcgccgccgccatcgccacgatggacggcatcggcggcaagCCCGGTTGGGCCTGGATTTTCATCATCGAGGGCCTGGCcaccgtcttcgtcggcatCTTCTGCTGGTGGATGGTCTTCGACTGGCCCGAGAACGCCCGCTTCCTCACCCCGGACGACCGCATCCGcgtccagcgccgcctcATCGCCGGCAAGCAGGGCCGCACCGCCGAGGACTTTGACAAGCGCCACATCTACGCCGCCCTCAAGGACTGGAAGACGTACGGCTACATGACCATCTACATGGGCTGCCTCGTGCCCCTGTACGCCTTCTCGCTCTTCCTGCCCACCATCCTGCGCGGCATGGGCCACACCGGCACCAAGGCCCAGCTGCTCTCCGTGCCCCCctacgccgtcgccgccgccctgaccgtcgccgtcggcgtcgtcgcggaCCGCACCCGCTGGCGCGGCTACTGCAACGtcgccaccgtcgtcatcggcatcgtcggcttcgtcctcctcatcgtctcgAGCGACCCGCAGATCCAGTACGCCGGCaccttcctcggcgccgccggcatctACCCGACCATCTCCAACACGCTCTCCTGGGtcatcaacaacaccgaGGGCTCCCTCAAGCGCGCCGTCGTGCTCGGCATGGTCGTCGGCTGGGGCAACCTCAACGGCGTCGTCTCGTCCAACATCTACCTCAAGAACGAGGCGCCCCGGTACTTCACCGGccacggcgtcgtcctcggctaCCAGGTCCTCTTCCTGCTCGGCGGCTCCATCTTCATGCACTTCGCCCTCCGCATCTCCAACAAGAACCGCAGGGACGGCAAGATGGACGCCAAGTGGGCCGCCATGACCGACGATCAGAAGTGGGTGGCCGGTGATAAGCGCCCGGACTTCCTCTACACTCTCTAG